The genomic segment GGGAACCGTTGGGGTTGGCGTCTGCCGTGAGCTCGCCGCGTTCGTCGCAATAGCGCAGCGCGACCCGGCCCTCGCCCTCCAGCCGGTCGAGGGTTGCCTCGTCGGCGAAATAGTTGCCGTCGCCATGGGCGACCGGGCAGCGGACCACGTCGTGAAGGCGATAGCCGCGCGTGAAGGCGCTCTCGTTATTGTCGATCCTCAGATTGACGAGCTGGCAGACAAAGCGCAGCGAGGCGTTGCGCATGAGCGCACCGGGCAGGAGACCGATCTCGGTGAGGATCTGGAAGCCGTTGCACACGCCGAGGACGCGCGTGCCGGCCTTCGCCTTGCGCACCACGTCGGCGATGACGGGCGAGCGTGCCGCGATAGCGCCGCATCTGAGATAGTCGCCATAGGAGAAGCCGCCCGGCAGAACGACGAGGTCGACATCCGGCAGCGTGCTGTCGCCATGCCAGACAAGCTCCGGCG from the Kaustia mangrovi genome contains:
- the purQ gene encoding phosphoribosylformylglycinamidine synthase subunit PurQ; this translates as MKSAVIVFPGSNRERDMVTALHSVFGSAPELVWHGDSTLPDVDLVVLPGGFSYGDYLRCGAIAARSPVIADVVRKAKAGTRVLGVCNGFQILTEIGLLPGALMRNASLRFVCQLVNLRIDNNESAFTRGYRLHDVVRCPVAHGDGNYFADEATLDRLEGEGRVALRYCDERGELTADANPNGSQRNIAGILNENGNVLGLMPHPENFIEPLHGGTDCRRFFEGMAETLEAV